One segment of Fuscovulum ytuae DNA contains the following:
- a CDS encoding SIS domain-containing protein, producing MSSHMAREVREIPQVSRRFLLESRDALTAAAAAMRRVDPGLIVTVARGSSDHAATYLKYAVELLAGVPVASVGPSVASVYGRPLRLEGAACVGISQSGRSPDIVEMMRAAGAGGALTVAITNFDDSPMAQASAHCLPLRAGVEQSVAATKTFVTSCLAGLALLAEWRQDGPLLAAIETIPEAFEAALALDWSPLAARMSRAQSGFVLGRGPAFAIANESALKLKETCGLHAEAYSAAEVLHGPAAIVQAQFPVLALAVEDAAQAGVVQTAERLAAQGADVFVTGAAAKGCVTLPSVAGLHPLVAPLVLAVGFYGFVEALARRRGFDPDTPPYLRKVTETV from the coding sequence ATGAGCAGCCACATGGCGCGTGAGGTGCGCGAGATTCCGCAGGTTTCGAGACGTTTTTTATTGGAATCGCGGGATGCTTTGACCGCGGCAGCGGCAGCGATGCGGAGGGTTGATCCGGGGCTGATCGTGACGGTGGCGCGTGGGTCTTCGGACCATGCAGCGACCTATCTGAAATATGCGGTGGAATTGCTGGCGGGGGTGCCGGTGGCATCCGTCGGGCCATCGGTGGCATCGGTTTATGGGCGGCCCTTGCGGTTGGAAGGTGCGGCCTGCGTGGGAATTTCGCAGTCGGGGCGCAGTCCGGATATCGTGGAAATGATGCGAGCGGCGGGCGCGGGCGGTGCGCTGACCGTGGCGATCACCAATTTTGACGATAGCCCCATGGCGCAGGCGTCGGCGCATTGCCTGCCGCTTCGGGCGGGGGTGGAGCAATCGGTGGCGGCGACGAAAACCTTTGTCACCTCGTGTCTGGCGGGATTGGCGCTGCTCGCGGAGTGGCGGCAGGATGGGCCACTTTTGGCAGCAATAGAGACGATTCCAGAGGCATTTGAGGCGGCGTTGGCCTTGGATTGGTCGCCGCTGGCGGCGCGGATGTCGCGGGCGCAATCGGGGTTTGTGCTGGGGCGCGGGCCTGCTTTTGCAATTGCCAATGAATCGGCGCTGAAATTGAAGGAAACCTGTGGGTTGCATGCCGAGGCTTATTCGGCGGCTGAAGTTCTGCATGGGCCAGCAGCGATCGTGCAGGCGCAGTTCCCGGTGCTGGCGCTGGCGGTGGAGGATGCCGCGCAGGCGGGGGTGGTGCAGACAGCAGAGCGTCTGGCGGCGCAGGGGGCGGATGTCTTTGTGACAGGCGCGGCGGCAAAGGGATGCGTGACGCTGCCATCGGTGGCGGGGCTGCATCCTTTGGTGGCACCATTGGTGCTGGCCGTTGGGTTCTATGGCTTTGTAGAGGCCTTGGCACGGCGCCGTGGGTTTGATCCAGATACGCCGCCCTATTTGCGCAAGGTGACGGAGACGGTGTGA